One window of the Onychostoma macrolepis isolate SWU-2019 chromosome 21, ASM1243209v1, whole genome shotgun sequence genome contains the following:
- the ppp1r26 gene encoding protein phosphatase 1 regulatory subunit 26 isoform X1, whose amino-acid sequence MFLKTVPPVVAIHSEWRSNKSCSLPLFFNDSASDSELASVSGTPIPQKIQMIIESLHSTQSSDMSENMQTEKAAHSSHEAGYKGQMRLMDTSARSRRTGADTKPQTARSHTGDDSDSDDSVDRGIEEAIQEYLKEKVDHKRKGDPIASSPPAPKLQRREPTVPDAVKQHTHSSSGKVLTASNHIQKALSGTQPLKKKVKKKKLSKENPFKKADTSKILPVKSLPPPRAKKGSSSSSEMDRSPPRLVIKEEEEWLDSSSDDGIEEEIQRFQQEKKDKQEGEKDALKSSRQREDSESSSDEGIEEAIRRFQEEKHKQKKSPLKPAQLVPAQRSKPTIASPECMSTQSLKALSKKSKKKLATKKSNLPAPLGVSHFLNKCTSQGSKVKGCAPPPSNSKQTHTEHQIHSSLKVNTAELMCAEAILDISKTVMPEVFESNLSIANRNLLQMPTFPTVAPSADKSDESSVDSEDGIEQEIRKFLEHKAKMNKELPTTTGASPPASGDSTASKEPKKKMMKETQPNKAVRLSLSKKRKFKEEQSKLSRDGDLVLNIKEEPPGTPLNHSDSTRPELSTTPTVTSHSSSLTTIKTSKPKQNSPPRKGTDSSVLKDKGSTYSMSSPKTAIGSEKNDSSDKSSSLDSDEDLDAAIKDLLKTKKKVKKKVRDMKARKSARPSEASSLDAMKKQKPFTDLKSIPPSKLVKSGILKGGKETLNIQTKNDKGHKSKAVKGKSEVQNIKQSKSPAQPDKVTGNGGIPKTQDVDIPSSSLHAEDDDSSVDSDDSIEQEIRRFLAERAKESTPLAANTEQEEEAVDSLTSPAECDVKQELQKILIETPVSASASTSGRLFKSETQAESIGTPARSTDAPAELNKGPVLTPGSSCIMGFKRTESQKFEISTPRDPKNGSSQIGKDTPTIHAIKPNSFTMPSVSSDTPRSLGHQHQNLFLMRPVNSSMSDVKELSSADGNDLAVSRQRVPSASRIPLKDVISSLCPSPISKPQISSSAVTTGDLLTSAPPGGRTEGLYLHNRLKRDRHLSDRPHLSHATSHLCQPSPVLQPHEGGSVIQVQQDPTPLANHLQVSQIEATESTACLGERQREGESVSKEEKEQEDEEEKCVDETDVESDEERKDQKTKDRKTQSHNQSLSTSIDPGLLLSPYIALDTEERSLKFQTRRLHIQKQLEESKAVKRRLQFVVNLTR is encoded by the exons ATGTTCCTGAAGACAGTTCCTCCGGTGGTGGCTATTCACTCGGAATGGAGGTCCAATAAGAGCTGCAGCCTGCCTCTCTTTTTCAATGACAGTGCCTCTGACAGCGAACTTGCCTCTGTTAGCGGCACCCCCATCCCACAGAAGATCCAGATGATTATAGAGAGCCTCCACAGCACCCAGTCTTCGGACATGAGCGAAAACATGCAGACTGAAAAGGCTGCTCATTCCAGCCACGAGGCTGGCTACAAGGGTCAAATGCGACTCATGGACACTTCTGCGAGATCCCGGCGAACAGGGGCAGACACTAAGCCACAGACCGCTAGATCTCATACTGGCGATGATTCGGACAGTGACGATTCTGTGGATAGAGGCATTGAGGAGGCCATTCAGGAGTATTTGAAGGAGAAGGTGGACCACAAGCGCAAAGGGGATCCGATCGCAAGTTCGCCCCCAGCACCCAAGCTTCAGCGGAGGGAACCAACTGTCCCAGATGCTGttaaacaacacacacattcCAGTAGTGGTAAGGTGCTAACTGCTAGCAATCATATACAGAAAGCCTTGAGTGGGACGCAGCCCCTAAAGAAGAAAGTCAAGAAGAAGAAGCTAAGCAAAGAAAATCCCTTTAAGAAAGCAGACACAAGTAAAATTTTGCCTGTGAAAAGTCTTCCTCCACCCAGAGCTAAGAAAGGTTCTTCCTCGTCTTCAGAGATGGACAGATCTCCACCTCGTCTCGTCATTAAAGAGGAAGAGGAATGGCTCGATTCAAGCAGCGATGATGGAATTGAAGAGGAGATTCAGAGATTCCAGCAAGAGAAAAAAGATAAACAGGAAGGTGAAAAAGATGCCCTGAAATCTTCACGACAAAGGGAGGACTCTGAATCAAGCAGCGATGAAGGTATTGAGGAAGCCATCCGCCGCTTCCAGGAAGAAAAACACAAGCAAAAGAAAAGTCCTCTCAAACCTGCCCAACTTGTGCCTGCGCAACGTAGCAAACCAACCATCGCTTCTCCTGAATGCATGAGCACTCAGTCACTCAAAGCACTGTCCAAGAAGAGCAAGAAAAAGCTGGCAACCAAGAAGTCTAATCTCCCTGCACCACTGGGTGTAAGCCACTTTTTGAACAAGTGTACATCCCAGGGCTCTAAAGTCAAAGGGTGTGCACCACCCCCTTCAAACTCAAAACAAACCCACACTGAACATCAGATCCATTCCAGCCTGAAGGTCAACACTGCTGAGCTGATGTGTGCTGAAGCCATTCTAGACATCTCCAAAACCGTCATGCCTGAGGTGTTTGAGTCCAACTTAAGCATTGCTAATAGAAATTTGCTTCAGATGCCAACATTCCCCACTGTTGCACCATCTGCAGATAAAAGTGATGAAAGCTCTGTTGACAGTGAGGATGGGATTGAACAGGAGATAAGGAAATTTTTGGAGCATAAAGCAAAGATGAACAAAGAGCTTCCGACAACAACAGGTGCATCTCCACCAGCTTCAGGAGATTCCACCGCAAGCAAAGAGCCAAAGAAGAAGATGATGAAGGAAACCCAGCCGAATAAAGCAGTGAGGCTCTCCCTGTCAAAAAAACGCAAGTTCAAAGAAGAACAAAGCAAACTTTCTAGAGATGGTGACTTGGTTTTGAATATTAAAGAGGAGCCTCCGGGAACACCTCTGAATCATAGTGACTCAACCAGACCAGAGCTTTCAACCACTCCCACTGTGACATCCCATTCAAGTAGTCTAACCACCATTAAAACCAGCAAACCGAAGCAGAACTCCCCACCTCGCAAGGGTACGGATAGTAGTGTACTCAAAGACAAAGGTTCCACTTACAGTATGTCCAGTCCAAAGACTGCAATTGGCTCAGAGAAAAATGACAGCAGTGACAAAAGCAGCTCATTGGACAGTGATGAGGATCTAGATGCCGCAATTAAAGACTTGCTTAAGacaaagaaaaaagtcaaaaagaaAGTGAGGGACATGAAGGCGAGAAAAAGCGCCAGACCTTCAGAGGCTTCATCTTTGGATGCTATGAAAAAACAGAAACCTTTTACAGACCTGAAGAGTATCCCACCTTCCAAGCTTGTTAAGTCTGGCATCTTGAAAGGTGGCAAAGAAACTCTGAACATTCAGACCAAAAATGACAAGGGTCATAAAAGCAAAGCAGTTAAGGGCAAATCAGAAGTCCAGAACATCAAACAATCTAAAAGCCCTGCACAACCTGACAAGGTGACTGGGAATGGTGGGATTCCTAAGACTCAAGATGTGGACATACCTTCTTCCAGTCTGCATGCAGAAGACGACGACAGTTCTGTGGACAGCGATGATAGCATTGAGCAAGAGATCAGGAGATTTCTAGCTGAAAGAGCCAAGGAGTCTACACCTCTCGCCGCAAACACCGAACAGGAGGAAGAGGCCGTAGACTCCTTGACCTCACCTGCGGAGTGTGACGTTAAACAAGAACTTCAAAAGATTCTAATTGAAACTCCAGTTTCTGCTTCAGCATCAACCTCTGGTAGACTCTTCAAAAGTGAAACACAAGCAGAATCCATTGGCACACCTGCAAGATCAACGGATGCACCTGCAGAACTCAACAAGGGACCAGTCCTGACACCTGGCAGCTCTTGCATTATGGGTTTTAAGAGGACCGAAAGTCAGAAATTTGAGATCTCGACCCCAAGAGATCCAAAGAATGGCAGCTCCCAGATAGGAAAGGACACTCCGACAATTCATGCCATCAAACCCAACTCCTTCACTATGCCCTCTGTGAGCTCTGATACGCCCCGATCATTGGGTCATCAACACCAGAACCTATTCCTGATGAGACCCGTTAACAGCAGTATGAGCGACGTCAAGGAACTTTCCTCGGCAGACGGTAATGATCTTGCCGTCAGCCGCCAGAGGGTACCGTCAGCCTCTAGGATACCTTTGAAGGATGTCATTAGTTCTCTTTGTCCTTCGCCTATCTCAAAACCTCAAATTAGTTCCTCTGCTGTCACCACTGGTGACCTCTTGACCTCGGCGCCCCCTGGGGGCAGGACAGAGGGACTTTACTTGCATAACCGCCTGAAGAGGGACCGACACCTCTCCGATAGACCACACTTATCCCACGCCACCTCGCACTTGTGCCAGCCCTCACCTGTACTGCAGCCCCACGAGGGCGGCAGCGTAATCCAGGTACAACAGGACCCAACGCCCTTAGCAAACCACCTGCAGGTCAGCCAGATTGAGGCGACTGAGTCCACTGCATGTTTAGGAGAAAGACAAAGGGAGGGAGAAAGTGTTAGCAAGGAAGAGAAAGAGCAGGAAGACGAGGAAGAGAAATGTGTTGATGAGACAGATGTAGAGTCAGATGAGGAAAGGAAAGATCAGAAGACAAAAGACAGGAAGACGCAGTCCCATAATCA GTCTTTGTCCACCTCTATAGATCCAGGGTTGTTGTTAAGTCCATATATCGCCCTGGACACAGAGGAGAGGAGTCTGAAATTCCAAACCAGGCGCCTTCATATTCAAAAGCAGCTAGAG
- the ppp1r26 gene encoding protein phosphatase 1 regulatory subunit 26 isoform X2 — MFLKTVPPVVAIHSEWRSNKSCSLPLFFNDSASDSELASVSGTPIPQKIQMIIESLHSTQSSDMSENMQTEKAAHSSHEAGYKGQMRLMDTSARSRRTGADTKPQTARSHTGDDSDSDDSVDRGIEEAIQEYLKEKVDHKRKGDPIASSPPAPKLQRREPTVPDAVKQHTHSSSGKVLTASNHIQKALSGTQPLKKKVKKKKLSKENPFKKADTSKILPVKSLPPPRAKKGSSSSSEMDRSPPRLVIKEEEEWLDSSSDDGIEEEIQRFQQEKKDKQEGEKDALKSSRQREDSESSSDEGIEEAIRRFQEEKHKQKKSPLKPAQLVPAQRSKPTIASPECMSTQSLKALSKKSKKKLATKKSNLPAPLGVSHFLNKCTSQGSKVKGCAPPPSNSKQTHTEHQIHSSLKVNTAELMCAEAILDISKTVMPEVFESNLSIANRNLLQMPTFPTVAPSADKSDESSVDSEDGIEQEIRKFLEHKAKMNKELPTTTGASPPASGDSTASKEPKKKMMKETQPNKAVRLSLSKKRKFKEEQSKLSRDGDLVLNIKEEPPGTPLNHSDSTRPELSTTPTVTSHSSSLTTIKTSKPKQNSPPRKGTDSSVLKDKGSTYSMSSPKTAIGSEKNDSSDKSSSLDSDEDLDAAIKDLLKTKKKVKKKVRDMKARKSARPSEASSLDAMKKQKPFTDLKSIPPSKLVKSGILKGGKETLNIQTKNDKGHKSKAVKGKSEVQNIKQSKSPAQPDKVTGNGGIPKTQDVDIPSSSLHAEDDDSSVDSDDSIEQEIRRFLAERAKESTPLAANTEQEEEAVDSLTSPAECDVKQELQKILIETPVSASASTSGRLFKSETQAESIGTPARSTDAPAELNKGPVLTPGSSCIMGFKRTESQKFEISTPRDPKNGSSQIGKDTPTIHAIKPNSFTMPSVSSDTPRSLGHQHQNLFLMRPVNSSMSDVKELSSADGNDLAVSRQRVPSASRIPLKDVISSLCPSPISKPQISSSAVTTGDLLTSAPPGGRTEGLYLHNRLKRDRHLSDRPHLSHATSHLCQPSPVLQPHEGGSVIQVQQDPTPLANHLQVSQIEATESTACLGERQREGESVSKEEKEQEDEEEKCVDETDVESDEERKDQKTKDRKTQSHNHSCSISE; from the exons ATGTTCCTGAAGACAGTTCCTCCGGTGGTGGCTATTCACTCGGAATGGAGGTCCAATAAGAGCTGCAGCCTGCCTCTCTTTTTCAATGACAGTGCCTCTGACAGCGAACTTGCCTCTGTTAGCGGCACCCCCATCCCACAGAAGATCCAGATGATTATAGAGAGCCTCCACAGCACCCAGTCTTCGGACATGAGCGAAAACATGCAGACTGAAAAGGCTGCTCATTCCAGCCACGAGGCTGGCTACAAGGGTCAAATGCGACTCATGGACACTTCTGCGAGATCCCGGCGAACAGGGGCAGACACTAAGCCACAGACCGCTAGATCTCATACTGGCGATGATTCGGACAGTGACGATTCTGTGGATAGAGGCATTGAGGAGGCCATTCAGGAGTATTTGAAGGAGAAGGTGGACCACAAGCGCAAAGGGGATCCGATCGCAAGTTCGCCCCCAGCACCCAAGCTTCAGCGGAGGGAACCAACTGTCCCAGATGCTGttaaacaacacacacattcCAGTAGTGGTAAGGTGCTAACTGCTAGCAATCATATACAGAAAGCCTTGAGTGGGACGCAGCCCCTAAAGAAGAAAGTCAAGAAGAAGAAGCTAAGCAAAGAAAATCCCTTTAAGAAAGCAGACACAAGTAAAATTTTGCCTGTGAAAAGTCTTCCTCCACCCAGAGCTAAGAAAGGTTCTTCCTCGTCTTCAGAGATGGACAGATCTCCACCTCGTCTCGTCATTAAAGAGGAAGAGGAATGGCTCGATTCAAGCAGCGATGATGGAATTGAAGAGGAGATTCAGAGATTCCAGCAAGAGAAAAAAGATAAACAGGAAGGTGAAAAAGATGCCCTGAAATCTTCACGACAAAGGGAGGACTCTGAATCAAGCAGCGATGAAGGTATTGAGGAAGCCATCCGCCGCTTCCAGGAAGAAAAACACAAGCAAAAGAAAAGTCCTCTCAAACCTGCCCAACTTGTGCCTGCGCAACGTAGCAAACCAACCATCGCTTCTCCTGAATGCATGAGCACTCAGTCACTCAAAGCACTGTCCAAGAAGAGCAAGAAAAAGCTGGCAACCAAGAAGTCTAATCTCCCTGCACCACTGGGTGTAAGCCACTTTTTGAACAAGTGTACATCCCAGGGCTCTAAAGTCAAAGGGTGTGCACCACCCCCTTCAAACTCAAAACAAACCCACACTGAACATCAGATCCATTCCAGCCTGAAGGTCAACACTGCTGAGCTGATGTGTGCTGAAGCCATTCTAGACATCTCCAAAACCGTCATGCCTGAGGTGTTTGAGTCCAACTTAAGCATTGCTAATAGAAATTTGCTTCAGATGCCAACATTCCCCACTGTTGCACCATCTGCAGATAAAAGTGATGAAAGCTCTGTTGACAGTGAGGATGGGATTGAACAGGAGATAAGGAAATTTTTGGAGCATAAAGCAAAGATGAACAAAGAGCTTCCGACAACAACAGGTGCATCTCCACCAGCTTCAGGAGATTCCACCGCAAGCAAAGAGCCAAAGAAGAAGATGATGAAGGAAACCCAGCCGAATAAAGCAGTGAGGCTCTCCCTGTCAAAAAAACGCAAGTTCAAAGAAGAACAAAGCAAACTTTCTAGAGATGGTGACTTGGTTTTGAATATTAAAGAGGAGCCTCCGGGAACACCTCTGAATCATAGTGACTCAACCAGACCAGAGCTTTCAACCACTCCCACTGTGACATCCCATTCAAGTAGTCTAACCACCATTAAAACCAGCAAACCGAAGCAGAACTCCCCACCTCGCAAGGGTACGGATAGTAGTGTACTCAAAGACAAAGGTTCCACTTACAGTATGTCCAGTCCAAAGACTGCAATTGGCTCAGAGAAAAATGACAGCAGTGACAAAAGCAGCTCATTGGACAGTGATGAGGATCTAGATGCCGCAATTAAAGACTTGCTTAAGacaaagaaaaaagtcaaaaagaaAGTGAGGGACATGAAGGCGAGAAAAAGCGCCAGACCTTCAGAGGCTTCATCTTTGGATGCTATGAAAAAACAGAAACCTTTTACAGACCTGAAGAGTATCCCACCTTCCAAGCTTGTTAAGTCTGGCATCTTGAAAGGTGGCAAAGAAACTCTGAACATTCAGACCAAAAATGACAAGGGTCATAAAAGCAAAGCAGTTAAGGGCAAATCAGAAGTCCAGAACATCAAACAATCTAAAAGCCCTGCACAACCTGACAAGGTGACTGGGAATGGTGGGATTCCTAAGACTCAAGATGTGGACATACCTTCTTCCAGTCTGCATGCAGAAGACGACGACAGTTCTGTGGACAGCGATGATAGCATTGAGCAAGAGATCAGGAGATTTCTAGCTGAAAGAGCCAAGGAGTCTACACCTCTCGCCGCAAACACCGAACAGGAGGAAGAGGCCGTAGACTCCTTGACCTCACCTGCGGAGTGTGACGTTAAACAAGAACTTCAAAAGATTCTAATTGAAACTCCAGTTTCTGCTTCAGCATCAACCTCTGGTAGACTCTTCAAAAGTGAAACACAAGCAGAATCCATTGGCACACCTGCAAGATCAACGGATGCACCTGCAGAACTCAACAAGGGACCAGTCCTGACACCTGGCAGCTCTTGCATTATGGGTTTTAAGAGGACCGAAAGTCAGAAATTTGAGATCTCGACCCCAAGAGATCCAAAGAATGGCAGCTCCCAGATAGGAAAGGACACTCCGACAATTCATGCCATCAAACCCAACTCCTTCACTATGCCCTCTGTGAGCTCTGATACGCCCCGATCATTGGGTCATCAACACCAGAACCTATTCCTGATGAGACCCGTTAACAGCAGTATGAGCGACGTCAAGGAACTTTCCTCGGCAGACGGTAATGATCTTGCCGTCAGCCGCCAGAGGGTACCGTCAGCCTCTAGGATACCTTTGAAGGATGTCATTAGTTCTCTTTGTCCTTCGCCTATCTCAAAACCTCAAATTAGTTCCTCTGCTGTCACCACTGGTGACCTCTTGACCTCGGCGCCCCCTGGGGGCAGGACAGAGGGACTTTACTTGCATAACCGCCTGAAGAGGGACCGACACCTCTCCGATAGACCACACTTATCCCACGCCACCTCGCACTTGTGCCAGCCCTCACCTGTACTGCAGCCCCACGAGGGCGGCAGCGTAATCCAGGTACAACAGGACCCAACGCCCTTAGCAAACCACCTGCAGGTCAGCCAGATTGAGGCGACTGAGTCCACTGCATGTTTAGGAGAAAGACAAAGGGAGGGAGAAAGTGTTAGCAAGGAAGAGAAAGAGCAGGAAGACGAGGAAGAGAAATGTGTTGATGAGACAGATGTAGAGTCAGATGAGGAAAGGAAAGATCAGAAGACAAAAGACAGGAAGACGCAGTCCCATAATCA cagctgcagcatttctgaatga
- the ppp1r26 gene encoding protein phosphatase 1 regulatory subunit 26 isoform X3, which translates to MFLKTVPPVVAIHSEWRSNKSCSLPLFFNDSASDSELASVSGTPIPQKIQMIIESLHSTQSSDMSENMQTEKAAHSSHEAGYKGQMRLMDTSARSRRTGADTKPQTARSHTGDDSDSDDSVDRGIEEAIQEYLKEKVDHKRKGDPIASSPPAPKLQRREPTVPDAVKQHTHSSSGKVLTASNHIQKALSGTQPLKKKVKKKKLSKENPFKKADTSKILPVKSLPPPRAKKGSSSSSEMDRSPPRLVIKEEEEWLDSSSDDGIEEEIQRFQQEKKDKQEGEKDALKSSRQREDSESSSDEGIEEAIRRFQEEKHKQKKSPLKPAQLVPAQRSKPTIASPECMSTQSLKALSKKSKKKLATKKSNLPAPLGVSHFLNKCTSQGSKVKGCAPPPSNSKQTHTEHQIHSSLKVNTAELMCAEAILDISKTVMPEVFESNLSIANRNLLQMPTFPTVAPSADKSDESSVDSEDGIEQEIRKFLEHKAKMNKELPTTTGASPPASGDSTASKEPKKKMMKETQPNKAVRLSLSKKRKFKEEQSKLSRDGDLVLNIKEEPPGTPLNHSDSTRPELSTTPTVTSHSSSLTTIKTSKPKQNSPPRKGTDSSVLKDKGSTYSMSSPKTAIGSEKNDSSDKSSSLDSDEDLDAAIKDLLKTKKKVKKKVRDMKARKSARPSEASSLDAMKKQKPFTDLKSIPPSKLVKSGILKGGKETLNIQTKNDKGHKSKAVKGKSEVQNIKQSKSPAQPDKVTGNGGIPKTQDVDIPSSSLHAEDDDSSVDSDDSIEQEIRRFLAERAKESTPLAANTEQEEEAVDSLTSPAECDVKQELQKILIETPVSASASTSGRLFKSETQAESIGTPARSTDAPAELNKGPVLTPGSSCIMGFKRTESQKFEISTPRDPKNGSSQIGKDTPTIHAIKPNSFTMPSVSSDTPRSLGHQHQNLFLMRPVNSSMSDVKELSSADGNDLAVSRQRVPSASRIPLKDVISSLCPSPISKPQISSSAVTTGDLLTSAPPGGRTEGLYLHNRLKRDRHLSDRPHLSHATSHLCQPSPVLQPHEGGSVIQVQQDPTPLANHLQVSQIEATESTACLGERQREGESVSKEEKEQEDEEEKCVDETDVESDEERKDQKTKDRKTQSHNQ; encoded by the coding sequence ATGTTCCTGAAGACAGTTCCTCCGGTGGTGGCTATTCACTCGGAATGGAGGTCCAATAAGAGCTGCAGCCTGCCTCTCTTTTTCAATGACAGTGCCTCTGACAGCGAACTTGCCTCTGTTAGCGGCACCCCCATCCCACAGAAGATCCAGATGATTATAGAGAGCCTCCACAGCACCCAGTCTTCGGACATGAGCGAAAACATGCAGACTGAAAAGGCTGCTCATTCCAGCCACGAGGCTGGCTACAAGGGTCAAATGCGACTCATGGACACTTCTGCGAGATCCCGGCGAACAGGGGCAGACACTAAGCCACAGACCGCTAGATCTCATACTGGCGATGATTCGGACAGTGACGATTCTGTGGATAGAGGCATTGAGGAGGCCATTCAGGAGTATTTGAAGGAGAAGGTGGACCACAAGCGCAAAGGGGATCCGATCGCAAGTTCGCCCCCAGCACCCAAGCTTCAGCGGAGGGAACCAACTGTCCCAGATGCTGttaaacaacacacacattcCAGTAGTGGTAAGGTGCTAACTGCTAGCAATCATATACAGAAAGCCTTGAGTGGGACGCAGCCCCTAAAGAAGAAAGTCAAGAAGAAGAAGCTAAGCAAAGAAAATCCCTTTAAGAAAGCAGACACAAGTAAAATTTTGCCTGTGAAAAGTCTTCCTCCACCCAGAGCTAAGAAAGGTTCTTCCTCGTCTTCAGAGATGGACAGATCTCCACCTCGTCTCGTCATTAAAGAGGAAGAGGAATGGCTCGATTCAAGCAGCGATGATGGAATTGAAGAGGAGATTCAGAGATTCCAGCAAGAGAAAAAAGATAAACAGGAAGGTGAAAAAGATGCCCTGAAATCTTCACGACAAAGGGAGGACTCTGAATCAAGCAGCGATGAAGGTATTGAGGAAGCCATCCGCCGCTTCCAGGAAGAAAAACACAAGCAAAAGAAAAGTCCTCTCAAACCTGCCCAACTTGTGCCTGCGCAACGTAGCAAACCAACCATCGCTTCTCCTGAATGCATGAGCACTCAGTCACTCAAAGCACTGTCCAAGAAGAGCAAGAAAAAGCTGGCAACCAAGAAGTCTAATCTCCCTGCACCACTGGGTGTAAGCCACTTTTTGAACAAGTGTACATCCCAGGGCTCTAAAGTCAAAGGGTGTGCACCACCCCCTTCAAACTCAAAACAAACCCACACTGAACATCAGATCCATTCCAGCCTGAAGGTCAACACTGCTGAGCTGATGTGTGCTGAAGCCATTCTAGACATCTCCAAAACCGTCATGCCTGAGGTGTTTGAGTCCAACTTAAGCATTGCTAATAGAAATTTGCTTCAGATGCCAACATTCCCCACTGTTGCACCATCTGCAGATAAAAGTGATGAAAGCTCTGTTGACAGTGAGGATGGGATTGAACAGGAGATAAGGAAATTTTTGGAGCATAAAGCAAAGATGAACAAAGAGCTTCCGACAACAACAGGTGCATCTCCACCAGCTTCAGGAGATTCCACCGCAAGCAAAGAGCCAAAGAAGAAGATGATGAAGGAAACCCAGCCGAATAAAGCAGTGAGGCTCTCCCTGTCAAAAAAACGCAAGTTCAAAGAAGAACAAAGCAAACTTTCTAGAGATGGTGACTTGGTTTTGAATATTAAAGAGGAGCCTCCGGGAACACCTCTGAATCATAGTGACTCAACCAGACCAGAGCTTTCAACCACTCCCACTGTGACATCCCATTCAAGTAGTCTAACCACCATTAAAACCAGCAAACCGAAGCAGAACTCCCCACCTCGCAAGGGTACGGATAGTAGTGTACTCAAAGACAAAGGTTCCACTTACAGTATGTCCAGTCCAAAGACTGCAATTGGCTCAGAGAAAAATGACAGCAGTGACAAAAGCAGCTCATTGGACAGTGATGAGGATCTAGATGCCGCAATTAAAGACTTGCTTAAGacaaagaaaaaagtcaaaaagaaAGTGAGGGACATGAAGGCGAGAAAAAGCGCCAGACCTTCAGAGGCTTCATCTTTGGATGCTATGAAAAAACAGAAACCTTTTACAGACCTGAAGAGTATCCCACCTTCCAAGCTTGTTAAGTCTGGCATCTTGAAAGGTGGCAAAGAAACTCTGAACATTCAGACCAAAAATGACAAGGGTCATAAAAGCAAAGCAGTTAAGGGCAAATCAGAAGTCCAGAACATCAAACAATCTAAAAGCCCTGCACAACCTGACAAGGTGACTGGGAATGGTGGGATTCCTAAGACTCAAGATGTGGACATACCTTCTTCCAGTCTGCATGCAGAAGACGACGACAGTTCTGTGGACAGCGATGATAGCATTGAGCAAGAGATCAGGAGATTTCTAGCTGAAAGAGCCAAGGAGTCTACACCTCTCGCCGCAAACACCGAACAGGAGGAAGAGGCCGTAGACTCCTTGACCTCACCTGCGGAGTGTGACGTTAAACAAGAACTTCAAAAGATTCTAATTGAAACTCCAGTTTCTGCTTCAGCATCAACCTCTGGTAGACTCTTCAAAAGTGAAACACAAGCAGAATCCATTGGCACACCTGCAAGATCAACGGATGCACCTGCAGAACTCAACAAGGGACCAGTCCTGACACCTGGCAGCTCTTGCATTATGGGTTTTAAGAGGACCGAAAGTCAGAAATTTGAGATCTCGACCCCAAGAGATCCAAAGAATGGCAGCTCCCAGATAGGAAAGGACACTCCGACAATTCATGCCATCAAACCCAACTCCTTCACTATGCCCTCTGTGAGCTCTGATACGCCCCGATCATTGGGTCATCAACACCAGAACCTATTCCTGATGAGACCCGTTAACAGCAGTATGAGCGACGTCAAGGAACTTTCCTCGGCAGACGGTAATGATCTTGCCGTCAGCCGCCAGAGGGTACCGTCAGCCTCTAGGATACCTTTGAAGGATGTCATTAGTTCTCTTTGTCCTTCGCCTATCTCAAAACCTCAAATTAGTTCCTCTGCTGTCACCACTGGTGACCTCTTGACCTCGGCGCCCCCTGGGGGCAGGACAGAGGGACTTTACTTGCATAACCGCCTGAAGAGGGACCGACACCTCTCCGATAGACCACACTTATCCCACGCCACCTCGCACTTGTGCCAGCCCTCACCTGTACTGCAGCCCCACGAGGGCGGCAGCGTAATCCAGGTACAACAGGACCCAACGCCCTTAGCAAACCACCTGCAGGTCAGCCAGATTGAGGCGACTGAGTCCACTGCATGTTTAGGAGAAAGACAAAGGGAGGGAGAAAGTGTTAGCAAGGAAGAGAAAGAGCAGGAAGACGAGGAAGAGAAATGTGTTGATGAGACAGATGTAGAGTCAGATGAGGAAAGGAAAGATCAGAAGACAAAAGACAGGAAGACGCAGTCCCATAATCAGTGA